One window of the Magnolia sinica isolate HGM2019 chromosome 19, MsV1, whole genome shotgun sequence genome contains the following:
- the LOC131234929 gene encoding heavy metal-associated isoprenylated plant protein 37-like, with translation MKEEFLKIQTCVLKVNIHCDGCKQKVKKLLQKIEGVYTVSIDAEQQKVTVSGNVDSAALIKKLVRAGKHAELWSQTSNQNKKPQQAQCIKDDKSTKNQKQDFMKGLKAFKNQHNFPSFSSEDDDDFEDEDDIDEEEDLRFLREKASHLGLLRQANGPNNANKAVAAAAAVAANTKAGNGGGNRNVGKKGGGNPNQNAGLKNAGGPPGQKNINVAGNSKMNSVAHLGGMGNPNGGEIKKGNEINGMGLGFHPGHGAGAVGLGGNGLGGLQAFQALQAQPNNFQGSGFPATGFGGGLQQPSPMMMNMQGYQHHPSPMGMNMNMQSRPNIMHENRYMQPQMMYNRSPVVHPYTGYYHHNPQPNYQSENADYGTHMFSDENTSSCAIM, from the exons atgaaggagGAATTCCTCAAGATccag ACTTGTGTTCTCAAAGTGAATATACATTGTGATGGGTGTAAGCAGAAAGTGAAGAAGCTCTTACAGAAGATTGAAG GGGTGTATACAGTCAGTATAGATGCAGAGCAGCAGAAGGTTACAGTCTCAGGAAATGTGGATTCTGCAGCTTTGATCAAGAAGCTGGTTAGGGCGGGTAAGCATGCAGAACTCTGGTCTCAGACATCCAACCAAAACAAGAAACCCCAACAGGCCCAATGCATCAAAGATGATAAAAGCACCAAAAACCAGAAGCAGGACTTTATGAAGGGCCTGAAAGCTTTCAAAAACCAGCACAACTTCCCCAGCTTCAGCTCAGAGGATGACGACGACTTTGAAGATGAAGACgacatagatgaggaggaagaccTCAGGTTTCTTAGAGAGAAAGCTAGCCATTTGGGTCTTCTCAGGCAAGCAAATGGGCCCAACAATGCAAATAAAGCTGTTGCAGCAGCTGCAGCTGTAGCTGCAAACACTAAAGCTGGTAATGGGGGTGGAAATAGGAATGTTGGAAAGAAAGGTGGTGGCAATCCAAATCAGAATGCTGGGTTGAAGAATGCAGGTGGCCCACCAGGTCAAAAGAACATCAATGTTGCAGGCAACAGCAAGATGAACAGTGTTGCCCACTTGGGTGGGATGGGAAATCCAAATGGTGGGGAGATAAAAAAGGGTAACGAAATCAATGGAATGGGACTTGGATTTCACCCTGGCCATGGTGCTGGTGCAGTTGGACTTGGAGGCAATGGGCTAGGTGGGCTCCAAGCATTCCAAGCCCTTCAAGCTCAGCCCAACAACTTTCAAGGGTCTGGATTTCCAGCTACTGGGTTTGGTGGGGGACTTCAGCAACCATCACCCATGATGATGAACATGCAAGGGTACCAGCACCATCCATCACCTATGGGCATGAACATGAACATGCAGAGCAGGCCCAACATCATGCATGAGAATAGATACATGCAGCCTCAGATGATGTACAATAGATCCCCTGTAGTCCATCCATACACTGGCTACTATCACCACAATCCACAGCCAAATTACCAATCAGAGAATGCTgactatgggacccacatgtttaGTGATGAGAACACAAGCAGCTGTGCTatcatgtag
- the LOC131235181 gene encoding uncharacterized protein LOC131235181, translated as MTVQASRSYARDARGRSHYDLFGNGKPGDEEFKKAWEKEMDEETCLWTGSDEDEMDVKDRSHVNKDAKKLKEEAEERSRLIDADDSDELASVWSGSDEEKTLWTGSECDDDDDIPTEALPNERSDPYIDKLFEFEETPKYRTIAELLKDEEEPKELSPGKQARKIAVENALKKLKKGPDGRYTNVWEVMSDIDILIGAFENIVSGPEYAELREGGPKKLNMQFFKDIQARMRDPNFKFSPELKLKPKSKLVSRKKWQKSQSRQKKAKRR; from the exons aTGACTGTACAAG CATCAAGATCCTATGCTCGAGATGCTCGTGGACGCTCACATTATGACCTCTTTGGCAATGGGAAACCGGGGGATGAAGAATTCAAGAAAGCCTGGGAGAAGGAAATGGATGAAGAGACCTGTCTGTGGACAGGAAGTGATGAAGATGAAATGGACGTGAAAGATCGTAGCCATGTCAACAAAGATGCTAAGAAATTGAAAGAGGAGGCTGAGGAACGATCAAGGCTTATTGATGCTGATGATAGTGATGAACTGGCAAGCGTGTGGTCCGGAAGTGACGAGGAGAAGACATTGTGGACAGGTAGTGAAtgtgatgatgacgacgacattCCTACCGAAGCTCTTCCAAATGAGCGAAGTGACCCATATATTGATAAATTGTTTGAGTTTGAGGAGACACCAAAATATCGAACAATTGCAGAGCTACTAAAAGATGAGGAAGAACCCAAGGAGTTGTCTCCTGGAAAACAAGCGAGAAAAATCGCTGTTGAAAATgccttgaagaaattgaagaaaggaCCAGATGGGCGCTACACAAATGTGTGGGAGGTCATGAGTGATATAGATATCTTGATAGGAGCTTTTGAAAATATCGTCTCAGGGCCAGAGTATGCAGAGCTGAGAGAGGGAGGCCCCAAGAAGCTAAACATGCAGTTCTTCAAGGATATACAAGCACGTATGAGAGACCCGAATTTTAAATTCTCTCCGGAGCTGAAGTTGAAGCCAAAGAGCAAATTAGTCTCGAGGAAGAAATGGCAAAAGTCCCAGTCTAGACAAAAGAAAGCCAAGAGGCGCTAA